In Felis catus isolate Fca126 chromosome A3, F.catus_Fca126_mat1.0, whole genome shotgun sequence, a single genomic region encodes these proteins:
- the CPXM1 gene encoding probable carboxypeptidase X1 isoform X1: protein MWGLLLALATFAPAVDLGLGTPGASGLGLAPPATTKAPVSTLAPSSNPAQQPSGKNNGTSEQHVRIRFVKKKKVIIKKRKKLTRPRPLVTTGPPVITTPAGALDLPEEKEPGCPPLGLESLRVSDSQLEASSSQSFGLGPHRGRLNIQSGLEDGDLYDGAWCAEPQDAEPWFQVDARHPTRFSGIITQGRNSVWRYDWVTSYKVQFSNDSRTWWGSRNRSSGMDAVFPANSDPETPVLNLLPEPQVARFIRLLPQTWLQGGDSCLRAEILACPVSDPNDLFPKAPALGSSDPLDFRHHNYKAMRKLMKQVNEQCPNVTRIYSIGKSHQGLKLYVMEMSDHPGQHELGEPEVRYVAGMHGNEALGRELLLLLMQYLCREFLRGDPRVTRLLTETRIHLLPSMNPDGYETAFRRGSELVGWAEGRWNQQGIDLNHNFADLNTPLWEAEDDGLVPDTVPNHHLPLPTYYTLPNATVAPETRAVIEWMERIPFVLSANLHGGELVVSYPFDMTRTPWAARELTPTPDDAVFRWLSTVYAGTNRAMQDPDRRPCHSQDFSLHGNIINGADWHTVPGSMNDFSYLHTNCFEVTVELSCDKFPHENELPQEWENNKDALLTYLEQVRVGIAGVVRDKDTELGIADAVISVDGINHDVTTAWGGDYWRLLTPGDYMVTASAEGYHSVTRSCRVTFEEGPVPCNFHLTKTPKQRLRELLASGAKVPPDLRRRLERLRGQKN from the exons ATGTGGGGTCTCCTGCTCGCCTTGGCCACCTTCGCGCCTGCCGTCGATCTGGGTCTGGGGACGCCCGGCGCCTCCGGGCTGGGCCTCGCGCCGCCCGCTACCACCAAGGCCCCGGTCTCGACCCTGGCCCCGAGTAGCAACCCGGCACAGCAGCCCTCGGGGAAGAATAACG GGACCTCAGAACAGCACGTCCGGATTCGCTTCGTCAAGAAGAAAAAGGtcattataaagaaaagaaagaagctaacTAGACCCAGACCGCTGGTGACTACCGGGCCTCCAGTGATCACCACCCCTGCGGGAGCCCTTGACCTCCCAGAGGAGAAGGAACCAG gcTGCCCCCCTTTGGGCCTGGAGTCCCTGCGAGTTTCAGATAGCCAGCTCGAGGCATCCAGCAGCCAGTCCTTTGGCCTTGGACCACACCGGGGACGGCTCAACATCCAG TCAGGCCTGGAGGATGGTGATCTCTATGATGGGGCCTGGTGTGCTGAGCCTCAGGATGCTGAGCCGTGGTTTCAGGTGGATGCCAGGCACCCCACCCGCTTCTCGGGCATTATCACACAGGGCAGGAACTCTGTCTGGAG GTACGACTGGGTCACATCATACAAGGTCCAGTTCAGCAATGACAGCCGGACGTGGTGGGGGAGCAGGAACCGTAGCAGTGGGATGGATGCG GTATTTCCTGCCAATTCAGACCCAGAGACACCGGTGCTGAACCTCCTGCCTGAGCCCCAGGTGGCCCGCTTCATTCGCCTGCTGCCCCAGACCTGGCTCCAGGGAGGCGATTCCTGCCTCCGGGCAGAGATCCTGGCCTGCCCTGTCTCAG ATCCTAACGACCTATTCCCTAAGGCCCCTGCACTGGGATCCTCTGATCCTTTGGACTTCCGGCATCACAATTACAAGGCCATGAGGAAG ctGATGAAGCAGGTGAACGAGCAGTGCCCCAACGTCACCCGCATCTACAGCATTGGGAAGAGCCACCAGGGCCTGAAGCTGTACGTGATGGAAATGTCGGACCACCCTGGCCAACATGAGCTGG GAGAGCCCGAGGTGCGCTATGTGGCCGGCATGCATGGGAATGAGGCCCTGGGGCGGGAGTTGCTCCTGCTTCTGATGCAGTACCTGTGCCGTGAGTTCCTGCGAGGGGACCCGCGGGTGACCCGGCTGCTCACCGAGACACGTATTCACCTGCTGCCCTCCATGAACCCTGATGGTTACGAGACTGCCTTTCGCCGG GGCTCGGAGCTGGTAGGCTGGGCAGAGGGCCGCTGGAACCAGCAGGGCATTGACCTTAACCATAATTTTGCTGACCTCAACACACCGCTGTGGGAAGCAGAGGATGACGGGCTAGTGCCTGACACCGTCCCCAACCATCACCTGCCACTGCCCACTTACTACACCCTGCCCAACGCCACC GTGGCCCCCGAAACGCGGGCAGTGATCGAGTGGATGGAGCGGATCCCCTTTGTGCTGAGCGCCAACCTCCACGGGGGTGAGCTCGTGGTGTCCTACCCGTTCGACATGACTCGGACCCCGTGGGCTGCCCGTGAACTCACGCCCACCCCGGATGATGCCGTATTCCGCTGGCTCAGCACCGTCTATGCTGGCACTAACCGGGCCATGCAGGACCCAGACCGCCGACCCTGCCACAGCCAAGACTTCTCCTTGCACGGCAACATCATCAACGGCGCTGACTGGCACACAGTCCCCGGGA GTATGAATGACTTCAGCTACCTGCACACCAACTGCTTTGAGGTCACCGTGGAGCTGTCCTGTGACAAGTTTCCTCACGAGAACGAGCTGCCCCAGGAGTGGGAGAACAACAAAGATGCCCTCCTCACCTACCTGGAGCAG GTGCGAGTGGGCATTGCAGGAGTTGTGCGGGACAAGGACACAGAACTCGGGATTGCCGATGCTGTCATTTCTGTGGACGGGATTAACCACGATGTAACGACAG CATGGGGCGGGGATTACTGGCGCCTGCTGACCCCAGGGGACTATATGGTGACCGCCAGTGCGGAGGGCTATCACTCAGTGACGAGGAGCTGCCGGGTCACCTTTGAAGAGGGCCCAGTGCCCTGCAATTTCCACCTCACCAAGACTCCCAAACAAAGACTTCGAGAACTGCTCGCCTCCGGGGCCAAAGTGCCCCCAGACCTTCGGAGGCGTCTGGAGCGCCTGAGGGGGCAGAAGAATTAA
- the CPXM1 gene encoding probable carboxypeptidase X1 isoform X2, whose amino-acid sequence MWGLLLALATFAPAVDLGLGTPGASGLGLAPPATTKAPVSTLAPSSNPAQQPSGKNNEQHVRIRFVKKKKVIIKKRKKLTRPRPLVTTGPPVITTPAGALDLPEEKEPGCPPLGLESLRVSDSQLEASSSQSFGLGPHRGRLNIQSGLEDGDLYDGAWCAEPQDAEPWFQVDARHPTRFSGIITQGRNSVWRYDWVTSYKVQFSNDSRTWWGSRNRSSGMDAVFPANSDPETPVLNLLPEPQVARFIRLLPQTWLQGGDSCLRAEILACPVSDPNDLFPKAPALGSSDPLDFRHHNYKAMRKLMKQVNEQCPNVTRIYSIGKSHQGLKLYVMEMSDHPGQHELGEPEVRYVAGMHGNEALGRELLLLLMQYLCREFLRGDPRVTRLLTETRIHLLPSMNPDGYETAFRRGSELVGWAEGRWNQQGIDLNHNFADLNTPLWEAEDDGLVPDTVPNHHLPLPTYYTLPNATVAPETRAVIEWMERIPFVLSANLHGGELVVSYPFDMTRTPWAARELTPTPDDAVFRWLSTVYAGTNRAMQDPDRRPCHSQDFSLHGNIINGADWHTVPGSMNDFSYLHTNCFEVTVELSCDKFPHENELPQEWENNKDALLTYLEQVRVGIAGVVRDKDTELGIADAVISVDGINHDVTTAWGGDYWRLLTPGDYMVTASAEGYHSVTRSCRVTFEEGPVPCNFHLTKTPKQRLRELLASGAKVPPDLRRRLERLRGQKN is encoded by the exons ATGTGGGGTCTCCTGCTCGCCTTGGCCACCTTCGCGCCTGCCGTCGATCTGGGTCTGGGGACGCCCGGCGCCTCCGGGCTGGGCCTCGCGCCGCCCGCTACCACCAAGGCCCCGGTCTCGACCCTGGCCCCGAGTAGCAACCCGGCACAGCAGCCCTCGGGGAAGAATAACG AACAGCACGTCCGGATTCGCTTCGTCAAGAAGAAAAAGGtcattataaagaaaagaaagaagctaacTAGACCCAGACCGCTGGTGACTACCGGGCCTCCAGTGATCACCACCCCTGCGGGAGCCCTTGACCTCCCAGAGGAGAAGGAACCAG gcTGCCCCCCTTTGGGCCTGGAGTCCCTGCGAGTTTCAGATAGCCAGCTCGAGGCATCCAGCAGCCAGTCCTTTGGCCTTGGACCACACCGGGGACGGCTCAACATCCAG TCAGGCCTGGAGGATGGTGATCTCTATGATGGGGCCTGGTGTGCTGAGCCTCAGGATGCTGAGCCGTGGTTTCAGGTGGATGCCAGGCACCCCACCCGCTTCTCGGGCATTATCACACAGGGCAGGAACTCTGTCTGGAG GTACGACTGGGTCACATCATACAAGGTCCAGTTCAGCAATGACAGCCGGACGTGGTGGGGGAGCAGGAACCGTAGCAGTGGGATGGATGCG GTATTTCCTGCCAATTCAGACCCAGAGACACCGGTGCTGAACCTCCTGCCTGAGCCCCAGGTGGCCCGCTTCATTCGCCTGCTGCCCCAGACCTGGCTCCAGGGAGGCGATTCCTGCCTCCGGGCAGAGATCCTGGCCTGCCCTGTCTCAG ATCCTAACGACCTATTCCCTAAGGCCCCTGCACTGGGATCCTCTGATCCTTTGGACTTCCGGCATCACAATTACAAGGCCATGAGGAAG ctGATGAAGCAGGTGAACGAGCAGTGCCCCAACGTCACCCGCATCTACAGCATTGGGAAGAGCCACCAGGGCCTGAAGCTGTACGTGATGGAAATGTCGGACCACCCTGGCCAACATGAGCTGG GAGAGCCCGAGGTGCGCTATGTGGCCGGCATGCATGGGAATGAGGCCCTGGGGCGGGAGTTGCTCCTGCTTCTGATGCAGTACCTGTGCCGTGAGTTCCTGCGAGGGGACCCGCGGGTGACCCGGCTGCTCACCGAGACACGTATTCACCTGCTGCCCTCCATGAACCCTGATGGTTACGAGACTGCCTTTCGCCGG GGCTCGGAGCTGGTAGGCTGGGCAGAGGGCCGCTGGAACCAGCAGGGCATTGACCTTAACCATAATTTTGCTGACCTCAACACACCGCTGTGGGAAGCAGAGGATGACGGGCTAGTGCCTGACACCGTCCCCAACCATCACCTGCCACTGCCCACTTACTACACCCTGCCCAACGCCACC GTGGCCCCCGAAACGCGGGCAGTGATCGAGTGGATGGAGCGGATCCCCTTTGTGCTGAGCGCCAACCTCCACGGGGGTGAGCTCGTGGTGTCCTACCCGTTCGACATGACTCGGACCCCGTGGGCTGCCCGTGAACTCACGCCCACCCCGGATGATGCCGTATTCCGCTGGCTCAGCACCGTCTATGCTGGCACTAACCGGGCCATGCAGGACCCAGACCGCCGACCCTGCCACAGCCAAGACTTCTCCTTGCACGGCAACATCATCAACGGCGCTGACTGGCACACAGTCCCCGGGA GTATGAATGACTTCAGCTACCTGCACACCAACTGCTTTGAGGTCACCGTGGAGCTGTCCTGTGACAAGTTTCCTCACGAGAACGAGCTGCCCCAGGAGTGGGAGAACAACAAAGATGCCCTCCTCACCTACCTGGAGCAG GTGCGAGTGGGCATTGCAGGAGTTGTGCGGGACAAGGACACAGAACTCGGGATTGCCGATGCTGTCATTTCTGTGGACGGGATTAACCACGATGTAACGACAG CATGGGGCGGGGATTACTGGCGCCTGCTGACCCCAGGGGACTATATGGTGACCGCCAGTGCGGAGGGCTATCACTCAGTGACGAGGAGCTGCCGGGTCACCTTTGAAGAGGGCCCAGTGCCCTGCAATTTCCACCTCACCAAGACTCCCAAACAAAGACTTCGAGAACTGCTCGCCTCCGGGGCCAAAGTGCCCCCAGACCTTCGGAGGCGTCTGGAGCGCCTGAGGGGGCAGAAGAATTAA
- the CA3H20orf141 gene encoding uncharacterized protein C20orf141 homolog encodes MTQLCLPRPKALAYPIPVPPRGLGAGEGSCSPVGPRTSPWGPNLAHLLDSVLGLGALGLTIRTVFSTAGPALLLLLLVSFLAFDLLHWPADAPGPQHTLLTGGRSQGAGEGPGQREAVLLPTAAVVPGRLSPHEALLLLLLGLGLFLGARGVPVALLGLAFCLHPWV; translated from the exons atgACCCAGCTCTGCTTACCCAGGCCCAAAGCCCTTGCTTATCCTATCCCCGTCCCTCCCAGGGGCCTGGGTGCGGGGGAGGGGTCGTGTAGTCCAGTGGGTCCACGTACGTCCCCCTGGGGCCCTAACCTGGCCCACCTCCTCGACAGCGTCCTAGGGCTGGGGGCACTGGGGCTGACGATTCGGACAGTCTTTTCCACGGCTGGCCCagccttgctgctgctgctcctggtcAGTTTCCTGGCCTTCGACCTGCTCCACTG GCCCGCAGACGCCCCCGGGCCACAGCACACACTTCTCACAGGAGGCCGGAGTCAGGGGGCCGGTGAGGGTCCGGGACAGCGGGAGGCTGTCCTCCTACCTACGGCGGCGGTGGTCCCAGGAAGACTCAGCCCCCACGaggccctgctgctgctgcttctgggccTGGGGTTGTTCCTGGGAGCGCGCGGCGTGCCCGTGGCCCTGCTCGGCCTGGCTTTCTGCCTCCATCCTTGGGTCTGA
- the TMEM239 gene encoding transmembrane protein 239 isoform X2 has protein sequence MTVGARLWLPGGPERCRKQHDLGTCLEVPGISGAASAAGLALSLGAPTMTPQPQVETDAIGAGEGPQQAVPWSAWVTRQGWVRWCRCHVPRSWAQWWTTSGWRQPFQRVLRGLEGILYLLLSLMLCHALFTTGSYLLSSLWPVAAAAWSHLLPAVLLLVLSALPALLFAASFLLLFSTLLSLVGLLTSMSHPDFAQDSDQ, from the exons atgaCAGTGGGGGCTCGACTCTGGCTGCCAGGCGGTCCTGAGCGCTGCAGGAAGCAACATGACTTAGG CACCTGCCTTGAGGTCCCAGGCATCTCCGGGGCTGCTTCTGCAGCTGGCCTGGCCCTCTCCCTAGGTGCACCAACCATGACGCCGCAGCCCCAAGTGGAGACAGATGCCATCGGGGCCGGCGAGGGGCCGCAGCAGGCAGTGCCCTGGTCGGCCTGGGTCACGCGGCAGGGCTGGGTGCGCTGGTGCAGGTGCCACGTGCCTCGGAGCTGGGCCCAGTGGTGGACCACGTCGGGCTGGCGGCAACCATTTCAGCGTGTGCTGAGGGGTCTGGAGGGGATCCTCTACCTGCTGCTGTCGCTGATGCTGTGCCACGCGCTCTTCACCACCGGCTCCTACCTGCTGAGCTCCTTGTGGCCTGTCGCGGCCGCAGCGTGGAGCCATCTGCTGCCAGCTGTCCTGCTGCTGGTGCTCAGCGCTCTCCCGGCCCTGCTCTTCGCCGCCTCCTTCCTGCTGCTTTTCTCCACGCTGTTGAGCCTCGTGGGCCTTCTCACCTCCATGTCTCACCCAGACTTCGCTCAAGACTCGGACCAATAG
- the TMEM239 gene encoding transmembrane protein 239 isoform X1 produces MTPQPQVETDAIGAGEGPQQAVPWSAWVTRQGWVRWCRCHVPRSWAQWWTTSGWRQPFQRVLRGLEGILYLLLSLMLCHALFTTGSYLLSSLWPVAAAAWSHLLPAVLLLVLSALPALLFAASFLLLFSTLLSLVGLLTSMSHPDFAQDSDQ; encoded by the coding sequence ATGACGCCGCAGCCCCAAGTGGAGACAGATGCCATCGGGGCCGGCGAGGGGCCGCAGCAGGCAGTGCCCTGGTCGGCCTGGGTCACGCGGCAGGGCTGGGTGCGCTGGTGCAGGTGCCACGTGCCTCGGAGCTGGGCCCAGTGGTGGACCACGTCGGGCTGGCGGCAACCATTTCAGCGTGTGCTGAGGGGTCTGGAGGGGATCCTCTACCTGCTGCTGTCGCTGATGCTGTGCCACGCGCTCTTCACCACCGGCTCCTACCTGCTGAGCTCCTTGTGGCCTGTCGCGGCCGCAGCGTGGAGCCATCTGCTGCCAGCTGTCCTGCTGCTGGTGCTCAGCGCTCTCCCGGCCCTGCTCTTCGCCGCCTCCTTCCTGCTGCTTTTCTCCACGCTGTTGAGCCTCGTGGGCCTTCTCACCTCCATGTCTCACCCAGACTTCGCTCAAGACTCGGACCAATAG